The proteins below are encoded in one region of Caldalkalibacillus thermarum:
- the menC gene encoding o-succinylbenzoate synthase — translation MEIKKIVLRRMEMTLKAPFQTSFGTERKREFIVVEVYGGNNNVGYGECVVTSKPLYNEETVKTSWHIMEDFLIPILYSKEKIQHPDEVSQLFKPIRRNNMSKSALEGAIWDLYAKENNMSLAAALGGTKKQIHVGVSIGIQESLDDLLRVVEEFINEGYKRIKIKIKPGKDVEMIKGVRQRFPDVPIMVDANSAYTIQDIDVFKALDELNLMMIEQPLAHDDIVDHAKLQSQIKTPVCLDESIHSLEDARKAVELGSCKIINMKIGRVGGLTEAKKIHDYCMSKGIPLWCGGMLESGIGRAHNIAITTLPNFVLPGDTSSSSRYWYEDIVVPEVKAKNGIIDVPTVPGIGYEPDESLMDKYTLEKKEFER, via the coding sequence ATGGAAATTAAAAAAATTGTTTTGCGCCGCATGGAAATGACTTTAAAAGCACCGTTTCAAACGAGTTTTGGGACGGAGAGAAAAAGAGAGTTCATCGTTGTAGAAGTCTACGGAGGGAATAATAATGTAGGATATGGTGAGTGTGTTGTAACGTCGAAACCGCTATATAATGAGGAAACTGTGAAGACATCCTGGCATATTATGGAAGACTTTTTAATCCCTATATTATATAGTAAAGAGAAAATTCAACATCCTGATGAAGTTAGTCAACTATTCAAACCCATCCGCAGAAATAATATGTCAAAATCTGCATTGGAAGGAGCAATTTGGGATCTCTACGCCAAAGAGAATAATATGTCCTTGGCTGCGGCGCTGGGGGGAACAAAGAAACAGATCCATGTAGGTGTCAGCATAGGCATTCAGGAGAGCTTGGATGACCTGCTGCGTGTAGTTGAAGAATTTATCAATGAAGGGTATAAAAGAATAAAAATCAAAATTAAACCAGGTAAGGATGTTGAGATGATCAAGGGAGTAAGACAAAGGTTTCCCGATGTACCGATCATGGTTGACGCCAATTCAGCTTATACCATACAGGATATTGATGTGTTTAAGGCACTTGATGAACTAAATTTAATGATGATCGAACAGCCTCTTGCTCATGACGATATTGTTGATCATGCTAAACTGCAATCTCAAATTAAGACTCCGGTTTGCCTCGATGAGAGCATACATTCATTGGAAGATGCGAGAAAGGCAGTTGAGCTAGGCAGTTGCAAAATTATTAATATGAAGATCGGCCGCGTTGGGGGGTTGACGGAAGCTAAAAAAATACACGACTACTGTATGAGTAAAGGTATTCCATTATGGTGCGGAGGTATGCTGGAATCTGGGATAGGGAGAGCACATAACATAGCTATAACCACTCTGCCTAATTTCGTATTGCCAGGAGACACCTCAAGTTCCTCCAGGTATTGGTATGAAGATATTGTCGTGCCTGAAGTTAAAGCGAAAAATGGCATAATTGATGTACCCACTGTTCCGGGGATCGGCTATGAACCAGATGAATCATTAATGGATAAATACACATTAGAGAAAAAGGAATTTGAAAGATAA
- a CDS encoding ABC transporter ATP-binding protein encodes MQQYKLEQQATSETTGWPPQQKSETPLLQVRNLKKYFPVPSLLGRTKAYVKAVENVTFDLQEKETLGLVGESGCGKSTTGRTILRLIEPTDGEAIYKGKDIFKLKGKELKKIRREIQMVFQDPHSSLNPKKRIGSAIEEPMKIHNIGTSKDRMARAMELLQKVGIREDQYYRYPHEFSGGQRQRIGLARALAVNPKIIICDEPVSALDVSIQSQVINLLEEIQDNFNLAYLFIAHDLSVVRHISDQIGVMYLGHIVERAPTDELFAHPLHPYTQALLSAVPIPNPKVKKERIIIKGDVPSPLNPPSGCVFHTRCPHVMDRCKTEKPLLKEKAPEHFVSCHLYD; translated from the coding sequence ATGCAGCAATATAAGCTTGAGCAGCAAGCAACGTCAGAGACAACGGGGTGGCCCCCTCAGCAGAAAAGTGAAACACCCCTTTTGCAGGTTAGAAATCTAAAAAAATATTTTCCAGTTCCCTCGTTGTTAGGTCGAACCAAAGCATATGTAAAAGCGGTAGAAAATGTGACATTTGATCTACAGGAAAAAGAGACATTGGGCTTGGTAGGGGAATCAGGGTGTGGAAAGAGTACAACTGGCAGAACCATCTTGAGATTAATCGAACCAACGGACGGAGAAGCTATTTATAAGGGAAAAGACATATTTAAATTAAAAGGAAAAGAGCTTAAAAAGATCAGACGGGAAATACAAATGGTGTTTCAGGATCCCCATTCTTCTCTAAATCCGAAAAAACGGATAGGAAGTGCTATTGAGGAGCCTATGAAAATCCATAATATAGGAACATCGAAAGATCGCATGGCGCGGGCCATGGAGTTGTTGCAAAAAGTCGGAATCCGTGAAGACCAATACTACCGTTACCCTCATGAGTTTTCAGGGGGACAAAGACAGCGCATTGGATTGGCCAGAGCATTGGCTGTCAACCCCAAAATCATCATTTGTGACGAACCTGTCTCCGCTCTTGATGTCTCTATTCAATCACAAGTCATTAATTTGCTGGAAGAAATACAGGATAACTTTAACCTGGCTTATTTGTTTATAGCTCATGATCTCAGTGTCGTTCGCCATATTTCTGATCAGATCGGGGTCATGTATTTGGGGCATATTGTGGAACGAGCTCCTACAGATGAATTGTTTGCTCATCCCCTTCACCCATATACGCAAGCTTTACTCTCTGCTGTACCCATTCCAAATCCCAAGGTTAAAAAAGAGAGGATTATTATCAAGGGGGATGTGCCTTCTCCGCTTAACCCTCCTTCCGGCTGTGTCTTTCATACAAGATGCCCCCATGTAATGGACAGATGCAAGACGGAAAAGCCTCTGCTGAAAGAGAAGGCACCAGAACACTTTGTGTCTTGTCATTTATATGATTAA
- a CDS encoding ABC transporter ATP-binding protein, with product MSNPLLLEVKDLRTTFITENGPVTAVDGVTFHVHAGETLGIVGESGCGKSVTAESIMRLLNEQTTKYDGEINYRGRNLLALSKDEIRKIRGNEISMIFQDPMTSLNPVYTIGNQIAESIMIHQKLNKEQAYRKAVEMLKLTGIPSPEKRVHEYPHQLSGGMRQRVMIAMALSCHPSLLIADEPTTALDVTIQAQILDVINDLKKELNMGVIMITHDLGVVAEICTRVVVMYLGQVIEEADVESLFFRPLHPYTKGLLKSVPQLDGDRTKKLHVIKGIVPSLQNIPQGCRFAPRCEYADDLCHQKPPELEAVDSRQKVRCWHYERIMQREGSINAAI from the coding sequence ATGTCAAACCCATTGTTATTGGAAGTTAAAGACTTACGAACGACTTTTATTACTGAAAATGGACCCGTTACTGCTGTGGACGGGGTGACTTTCCATGTTCATGCGGGTGAAACATTGGGGATTGTGGGGGAATCAGGATGCGGAAAAAGCGTAACTGCCGAATCCATTATGCGGCTGTTAAATGAACAAACTACAAAATATGATGGAGAGATTAATTACAGAGGTAGAAACTTGCTTGCCCTAAGTAAAGATGAGATTCGAAAAATACGTGGCAATGAGATTTCGATGATATTTCAGGATCCTATGACTTCTCTTAATCCCGTATATACAATCGGGAATCAGATTGCCGAATCGATTATGATCCATCAGAAGTTAAATAAGGAACAAGCCTATAGAAAAGCAGTGGAAATGTTAAAACTAACTGGGATTCCTTCCCCGGAAAAGAGGGTGCATGAATATCCCCATCAATTGTCAGGCGGGATGCGGCAGAGAGTAATGATTGCCATGGCCTTGTCCTGTCATCCTAGCCTGCTGATAGCTGATGAACCGACAACTGCTCTAGATGTTACCATACAAGCCCAAATTTTGGATGTTATTAATGATTTAAAAAAAGAGCTCAATATGGGTGTGATCATGATCACACACGACCTGGGAGTTGTCGCTGAAATATGTACCCGTGTAGTGGTCATGTATCTTGGTCAGGTTATTGAGGAAGCTGATGTGGAGTCATTGTTTTTCCGCCCTCTACACCCCTATACAAAGGGGCTGCTTAAATCCGTTCCACAACTGGACGGGGATCGCACAAAAAAATTGCATGTGATCAAAGGCATCGTCCCTTCATTACAAAATATTCCTCAAGGATGTCGCTTTGCGCCTAGATGTGAGTATGCGGACGATCTTTGTCATCAAAAACCGCCTGAGTTAGAAGCAGTTGACAGCAGACAGAAGGTCAGGTGCTGGCATTATGAGAGGATTATGCAAAGGGAGGGATCTATCAATGCAGCAATATAA
- a CDS encoding ABC transporter permease, with product MEGKTVVQSSNLIYKKQQLQKERLLLFIRRFLSNRLAVTGSIILCFITLIAIFAPIITQYTPYEMEPTNRLQPPSVEHWFGTDNFGRDLFSRVVYGTQVSLVIGLSVALCTSVIGMIIGLYSAYYRLLDHILMRICDGLMAFPAILLAIALMAVLGPKPINVVIALTIVKSPEVARVVRSAALVIKEQTYIEALKAQGASSWRIIWLHIAPNIVSPLIIQLTYVFAIAIIIEAALSFLGAGIPAPAPSWGNILYDGKTVIFTAWWMTVFPGAFIILAVLGLNLFGDGLRDLLDPHTNTANK from the coding sequence ATGGAAGGAAAAACGGTTGTGCAATCAAGCAATCTTATCTATAAGAAACAACAGCTTCAGAAGGAGCGGCTGCTGTTATTTATCAGGCGTTTTCTGTCAAACAGACTAGCAGTTACAGGAAGTATCATTCTTTGTTTTATCACGCTAATCGCCATTTTTGCACCTATCATTACCCAGTACACCCCGTATGAAATGGAACCCACAAATCGATTGCAACCTCCTAGTGTGGAACACTGGTTTGGCACTGACAATTTTGGAAGGGACTTATTTAGCCGTGTCGTTTATGGAACTCAAGTATCATTGGTTATTGGGCTTTCCGTTGCGCTGTGTACTTCTGTAATCGGTATGATTATTGGTCTCTACTCCGCTTATTATCGCCTATTGGACCATATTTTAATGAGAATTTGTGACGGATTGATGGCATTCCCTGCGATCCTTCTGGCGATTGCACTGATGGCTGTGCTAGGACCAAAGCCGATTAATGTGGTCATTGCGTTAACGATTGTCAAAAGTCCAGAGGTGGCCCGTGTTGTCCGTTCTGCTGCATTGGTGATCAAGGAACAGACATACATTGAAGCGCTGAAAGCACAAGGAGCAAGCTCCTGGAGAATTATTTGGCTGCATATTGCTCCCAATATTGTTTCTCCACTGATTATCCAACTAACCTATGTATTTGCGATAGCTATTATAATTGAGGCTGCCTTAAGCTTTCTTGGAGCAGGGATACCAGCTCCTGCACCAAGTTGGGGCAATATTCTTTATGATGGAAAAACGGTCATTTTTACTGCTTGGTGGATGACTGTCTTCCCAGGCGCTTTTATTATATTAGCCGTACTGGGTTTAAATCTTTTTGGCGACGGCCTGCGTGACTTGCTGGATCCCCATACAAACACAGCAAATAAATGA
- a CDS encoding ABC transporter permease: MKAYLLKRILSLIPVLLVVAVVVFFLIHLTPGDPAAVMLGPDAAPEDVERLREELGLNLPLHEQFFSWFFGLFKGDLGWSIYMNKPVLDAFLERLEPTLSLAMLAQGIAILIAIPFGILAAIKRGTLTDQLFMVLAMLGVSVPSFLLGLLLMLGFGVKLQWFPVAGYNPLSTGIWNHLQYMILPALSLGTIQAALIARMTRSSMLDILTMNYIKTAHSKGLKERVVIYKHALRNAFIPILTVIGQTFGTLVAGAVVTETVFNLPGVGQLVVQSIVRRDYAVIQGTVLLITVSYVLINLIVDLLYGVIDPRVRLNRK; the protein is encoded by the coding sequence ATGAAAGCTTATTTACTCAAGCGGATACTCTCTCTCATACCGGTTTTACTTGTCGTGGCAGTTGTTGTCTTTTTTCTTATCCATTTGACCCCAGGTGATCCGGCAGCTGTTATGCTTGGACCTGATGCTGCCCCTGAAGATGTCGAAAGACTGCGAGAAGAGTTAGGTTTAAATCTGCCCCTTCATGAACAATTTTTTAGCTGGTTTTTTGGCCTTTTTAAGGGTGATTTAGGATGGTCCATTTATATGAACAAACCAGTTTTGGATGCCTTTTTAGAACGGCTGGAACCCACCCTTTCCCTGGCCATGTTAGCACAAGGTATAGCGATTCTTATCGCCATCCCCTTTGGGATTTTAGCAGCCATAAAAAGAGGTACACTGACAGATCAGCTTTTTATGGTGCTTGCCATGTTGGGAGTATCCGTTCCCAGTTTCTTGTTGGGTTTGTTACTGATGCTAGGGTTTGGAGTGAAACTGCAATGGTTTCCAGTAGCAGGATATAACCCCTTAAGCACTGGAATATGGAATCATTTACAATATATGATTTTGCCTGCTCTCTCCTTGGGAACCATTCAAGCCGCATTAATTGCCCGGATGACCAGGTCGTCCATGCTGGACATACTGACCATGAATTACATTAAAACAGCACATTCCAAAGGGCTCAAAGAAAGGGTTGTCATTTATAAACACGCTTTGCGTAATGCTTTTATTCCCATATTAACGGTGATCGGGCAAACGTTTGGCACACTGGTAGCGGGGGCCGTGGTTACAGAAACCGTCTTTAATTTGCCTGGGGTCGGACAATTAGTGGTTCAGTCTATCGTGCGCAGGGATTATGCTGTGATCCAAGGAACCGTATTATTAATTACGGTCTCCTATGTGTTGATTAACTTAATTGTGGACTTGCTGTATGGTGTGATAGATCCACGGGTGCGCCTCAATCGTAAATAA
- a CDS encoding ABC transporter substrate-binding protein — MEIKKIGIFFLVVIVIAGIIGCSADTTDSSPSEQKGSDTTEPKETSGGTLNVAYLAQPQTLDPHITTANATRDPARLIFETLVTLNENYEVTPQLAESYEISEDGTTITFKLREGIKFHNGTEMTAEDVVASMTKWGESAIAKANLGEHEWVAKDKYTVELHFEGPSSVIMYVLADIDQFAAIMPKEVIDSAGPSGITEYIGTGPFKLENWAHDQHMLFTRFEEYQPVDEPASGLAGKKEALVDEIYFHFVPDESTRVNGLLSGEYDFAHMLPYDAIPQLENVPNIEIDIWPFGIQALVFNKKEGLFRDVRMRQAVNYALNKEEILTAAFTSPKYFELDPSLFLPEQTDWYTDAGQEYYNQQDLEKAKQLLQEAGYNGEEVIILTSRDYAHHYNSAVATQQQLQEIGINAKLEVYDWATLLERRDQPELWDIFFTGFPTSSTPHQYTFLDTRANWPGWTNNPEFDRLLDEIKAQTSQEEAKALYAELQQLMWEDLPIINIGRNLRVSAYSDKVQGYQEFKGPVFWNVSISE; from the coding sequence ATGGAAATTAAAAAAATAGGTATTTTCTTTCTAGTTGTCATTGTGATTGCTGGTATCATCGGTTGTTCCGCAGACACAACAGATAGTAGTCCTTCTGAGCAAAAAGGCTCAGATACTACAGAACCCAAGGAAACATCCGGAGGGACCCTGAATGTTGCTTATTTGGCACAGCCCCAAACATTGGATCCGCACATAACAACGGCTAATGCAACGCGGGACCCTGCTAGATTAATCTTTGAGACATTGGTGACACTGAATGAAAACTATGAAGTTACTCCTCAACTCGCAGAAAGTTATGAGATTAGTGAGGATGGAACGACCATCACTTTCAAGTTGAGAGAAGGGATTAAATTTCATAACGGCACAGAAATGACTGCAGAGGACGTTGTTGCCTCCATGACCAAATGGGGCGAGTCTGCTATCGCTAAAGCCAATCTCGGAGAACATGAGTGGGTAGCTAAAGATAAATATACTGTTGAGCTACACTTTGAGGGACCGTCTTCTGTAATCATGTATGTACTCGCTGATATTGATCAATTTGCGGCTATCATGCCAAAAGAAGTAATTGATTCCGCTGGTCCGTCAGGGATTACGGAATATATCGGTACAGGGCCGTTTAAACTAGAAAATTGGGCACATGACCAGCATATGCTATTCACCCGGTTTGAAGAGTATCAGCCAGTAGATGAACCAGCCAGCGGTCTGGCAGGAAAAAAGGAAGCCTTGGTTGATGAAATTTACTTTCATTTCGTTCCCGATGAATCCACTCGGGTTAACGGCCTTCTGAGCGGAGAGTATGACTTTGCGCACATGCTACCCTATGATGCCATACCACAACTGGAAAATGTCCCTAACATCGAAATAGATATCTGGCCCTTTGGTATTCAGGCTTTGGTATTTAACAAAAAGGAAGGTTTGTTTAGGGACGTTAGAATGCGTCAAGCTGTTAATTACGCTTTAAATAAAGAAGAAATATTAACAGCTGCTTTCACCTCGCCTAAATATTTTGAGTTGGACCCCAGCTTGTTCTTACCTGAACAAACGGACTGGTATACCGATGCGGGCCAAGAATATTACAATCAACAAGATCTTGAAAAAGCAAAACAATTGTTACAAGAAGCCGGTTATAACGGTGAAGAAGTGATCATCTTGACCAGCCGTGATTATGCCCATCACTACAATTCAGCCGTAGCGACTCAGCAGCAGTTACAGGAAATTGGTATTAACGCAAAGCTAGAGGTTTATGATTGGGCCACGTTACTGGAACGGCGGGATCAACCTGAGCTGTGGGATATTTTCTTCACCGGTTTTCCAACTAGTTCAACGCCTCATCAATACACATTCCTGGATACCAGAGCCAATTGGCCGGGTTGGACCAATAATCCTGAGTTTGACAGATTATTGGATGAAATTAAGGCACAAACGTCTCAAGAAGAGGCAAAAGCTTTGTATGCTGAGTTGCAACAACTTATGTGGGAGGATCTGCCTATTATCAATATAGGTAGAAATCTAAGGGTTTCTGCTTACTCAGATAAAGTGCAAGGTTATCAAGAGTTTAAAGGGCCAGTATTCTGGAATGTAAGTATAAGTGAGTGA
- a CDS encoding M20 family metallopeptidase, which produces MVILNYLNQHLNHIMKDLKDLVNHESPSLHKELVNNCGRFLKQLIGMRLGVQATEFPNETVGSHLKFEVGEGEEKLLILAHYDTVWEKGALSFRIEGSRAYGPGILDMKAGIIQAIWALKSLNDLHLRPNKKIVFLLTSDEEQLSPTSRELIIAEAKTCQAVFVVEPAVAKTGALKTARKGAGKYKIKAKGISSHAGNDPDLQASAVHEIAHQIRYLESLADPGQGTTINVGVIRGGTMSNVVAESAVAEVDVRFFTRAEGKRIEQAFCNLKPKLAKTKVEVEGGINRAPMEKSEASIRLFKLAQECAQELGFTVSEAAVGGVSDGNLTAGIGIPTLDGLGAVGEGPHAFHEHVIINEIPKRAALLAYLILKL; this is translated from the coding sequence ATGGTAATTTTAAACTACTTGAATCAGCATTTGAATCATATTATGAAAGATTTAAAAGATTTAGTGAACCATGAATCGCCGTCATTGCATAAAGAATTGGTTAACAATTGCGGGCGATTCTTAAAGCAATTGATAGGAATGAGACTGGGGGTTCAAGCGACGGAGTTTCCGAACGAAACAGTGGGAAGCCACTTGAAGTTTGAGGTGGGTGAAGGAGAGGAAAAATTATTAATTCTTGCACATTATGATACTGTCTGGGAGAAAGGGGCATTAAGTTTTCGAATCGAAGGCTCCCGTGCATACGGACCGGGAATACTTGATATGAAAGCAGGTATTATCCAAGCGATATGGGCCCTGAAATCACTTAACGATTTGCATTTAAGACCAAACAAAAAAATCGTATTTTTGCTTACTTCTGATGAGGAGCAGTTAAGTCCTACCTCTAGAGAGTTAATCATAGCTGAAGCCAAAACATGTCAAGCTGTATTTGTTGTTGAGCCTGCTGTAGCTAAAACGGGAGCATTGAAAACAGCCAGAAAAGGGGCAGGGAAATATAAAATTAAAGCAAAAGGCATATCTTCCCATGCGGGGAATGATCCGGATCTTCAGGCTAGTGCTGTCCACGAAATAGCCCATCAAATCAGATATCTTGAATCACTGGCTGACCCTGGTCAAGGAACCACAATAAACGTGGGCGTCATAAGAGGGGGTACCATGAGCAATGTAGTGGCAGAAAGTGCTGTAGCTGAAGTTGACGTCCGTTTTTTTACTAGGGCTGAAGGAAAGCGGATTGAGCAAGCTTTTTGTAACCTTAAGCCAAAGTTGGCTAAAACAAAAGTCGAAGTTGAGGGAGGAATAAACCGTGCACCAATGGAAAAGAGTGAAGCGTCCATTAGACTATTTAAATTGGCTCAAGAATGTGCGCAAGAGTTGGGGTTTACTGTTTCGGAAGCAGCTGTTGGAGGTGTGAGCGACGGAAACTTAACAGCCGGTATAGGTATTCCCACCTTAGATGGTTTAGGAGCTGTTGGTGAGGGTCCACATGCCTTTCATGAACATGTGATCATTAATGAAATTCCAAAACGCGCGGCGTTATTGGCATATTTAATCCTTAAATTATAG
- a CDS encoding MurR/RpiR family transcriptional regulator, protein MVKHVWASLIYCLKTIKVTSISGIRIQFERPKIFNIGRNFNFFIEYNKAHAASIYNNEAIAASYRGDLKVNNELSLKDLIIQKFDTLTEGQKSVAKYLLERPEDSVFKTATQIGMEVGVSESTVIRLCYSLGINGFTHLQQLLREQFIKPNSTIYKFQESTESRSTEINNIFTNVLAKDIEIMKRMVNDVKEDDLWAIVDDIIQSDQVIVVGHRISYGPAYWFSFILNLMLGNVSMYPSTSDIIESIMGLTEKSVFVVVSFPRYTRESVRIAEIAREKGAKIVAVTDNHLSPVGRIAHRTITTEVNTSSGMDSITSISALLNLIIAGISNRKHKEIKGRLKLLENEYKRHQIFTDY, encoded by the coding sequence ATGGTCAAACATGTGTGGGCTAGCCTTATTTATTGTTTGAAAACAATTAAAGTTACTTCAATATCTGGGATTAGAATTCAATTTGAACGACCTAAAATTTTTAATATAGGGAGGAATTTTAATTTTTTTATAGAATATAATAAAGCACATGCTGCATCAATATATAATAATGAGGCAATAGCTGCATCATACAGGGGCGATCTAAAAGTGAATAATGAATTGTCATTAAAAGATCTTATTATACAAAAATTTGATACATTAACTGAAGGCCAAAAAAGTGTGGCTAAATATTTATTAGAACGGCCTGAAGATTCCGTATTCAAAACAGCAACACAAATTGGTATGGAAGTTGGTGTTAGTGAATCGACAGTGATAAGACTTTGCTACTCCTTAGGGATCAATGGATTCACGCACTTACAGCAACTTCTTCGGGAACAATTTATAAAACCTAACAGCACAATATATAAATTTCAGGAATCTACAGAATCTCGTTCAACTGAAATTAATAATATTTTTACTAATGTCTTAGCCAAAGATATAGAAATCATGAAACGAATGGTTAATGACGTAAAGGAGGATGATTTATGGGCAATTGTTGATGACATTATTCAATCCGACCAAGTGATTGTAGTGGGACATAGGATTTCCTACGGGCCTGCCTATTGGTTTTCGTTCATACTTAATCTTATGCTTGGTAACGTGAGTATGTACCCTTCTACGAGTGATATAATCGAGTCCATAATGGGTTTAACTGAAAAATCAGTATTTGTAGTCGTTTCATTTCCCCGTTATACCAGAGAAAGTGTTCGTATTGCGGAGATTGCTAGAGAAAAAGGTGCCAAGATTGTTGCGGTAACGGATAATCATTTGTCTCCCGTAGGAAGAATCGCGCATAGAACCATCACAACCGAGGTAAATACATCATCTGGTATGGATTCGATCACTTCAATTAGTGCCTTATTAAATCTAATCATTGCTGGTATAAGCAATAGGAAGCATAAGGAAATCAAAGGGAGACTTAAATTACTAGAAAATGAGTATAAGAGGCATCAAATTTTTACCGATTATTGA
- a CDS encoding helix-turn-helix domain-containing protein, whose protein sequence is MFDHPFSIVLTILVHSLKTAEQTLQLQRQLNRYDVILYDDFGIYPMLAMLGQHYNLHDFIETHIGAVINYDREHGTQLLPTLKTYLACQGSKQETAQQLYIVRQTLYHRLNKLEELLGKDFMSFERRVAIECALLAYELGLVQGEQKIGLFST, encoded by the coding sequence ATGTTTGACCATCCCTTTAGCATTGTACTCACAATATTGGTCCATAGTTTAAAAACCGCAGAACAAACACTCCAACTTCAAAGACAATTAAACCGCTATGATGTTATCTTATATGATGATTTTGGTATTTATCCCATGTTGGCCATGCTCGGACAGCATTACAATCTGCATGATTTTATCGAGACCCACATCGGAGCAGTGATCAATTATGACCGTGAACACGGCACCCAGCTGCTGCCAACATTAAAAACCTATTTGGCCTGCCAGGGTTCCAAACAGGAGACGGCACAGCAGCTCTACATCGTCCGCCAGACCCTCTACCACCGCCTCAACAAATTGGAAGAATTGCTGGGCAAGGACTTTATGTCCTTTGAAAGACGCGTGGCTATTGAATGTGCCTTGTTGGCTTATGAGTTGGGGCTTGTGCAGGGTGAACAAAAAATAGGACTGTTCTCAACGTGA
- a CDS encoding PIN domain-containing protein: protein MSNKVIIDTNIWAAHEMGYPDAVEYINQLINDEVEFLMPVIVELELLSHFEIKINEEIKKGREGYIALADEIIDITRNIGQLAGEIRRKARLDRGLILIHVENSPIFCSPCTSPNS, encoded by the coding sequence TTGAGCAACAAAGTCATCATCGATACAAATATATGGGCTGCCCATGAAATGGGTTATCCAGATGCAGTAGAATATATTAATCAACTTATAAACGATGAAGTAGAATTTTTGATGCCCGTCATTGTGGAGTTGGAACTATTGTCCCATTTCGAAATCAAAATTAATGAAGAGATCAAAAAAGGTAGAGAGGGATATATTGCCTTGGCTGATGAAATCATTGATATTACCAGAAATATCGGTCAGTTAGCCGGGGAAATACGAAGAAAAGCTAGGTTGGATCGTGGATTAATCCTGATTCACGTTGAGAACAGTCCTATTTTTTGTTCACCCTGCACAAGCCCCAACTCATAA